A single region of the Aeromonas hydrophila subsp. hydrophila ATCC 7966 genome encodes:
- the exeC gene encoding GspC family type II secretion system variant ExeC: protein MLSSLLARCKTVPLSRFSQPLFWLLLLLLAHQCAGLTWRLLDLGSRPVSQSWQPSVVANQSQGANRLDLSGVSRLALFGKAKQQAQAADVVAADAPKTQLNAQLNGVLASSDPAKSIAIIAHNGLQNSYGIGDLIDGTQAKIRQVFPDRVIIERDGRDETLMLDGEEYGKPLPKPGNQDGKLSSVRNELMGNPGKITDYLNISPVRVDGRMVGYRLNPGSNPELFNQLGLVANDMAVSINGLDLRDNAQAMQAMQQVAGATEMTVTVERQGQLYDVYVGLSE from the coding sequence TTGTTGAGCTCCCTTCTGGCCCGTTGTAAAACCGTGCCACTCTCCCGATTCAGCCAGCCTCTGTTCTGGCTTCTGCTGCTGTTGCTGGCCCACCAGTGTGCCGGTCTCACCTGGCGTCTGCTGGATCTCGGCAGCCGGCCCGTCAGCCAGTCCTGGCAACCGTCGGTGGTCGCCAATCAGAGCCAGGGTGCAAACCGGCTCGACCTGAGCGGCGTCAGCCGGCTGGCACTGTTCGGCAAGGCCAAACAGCAGGCCCAGGCGGCCGATGTTGTCGCAGCCGATGCTCCCAAGACCCAGCTCAACGCCCAGCTTAACGGCGTGCTGGCGAGCTCGGATCCCGCCAAATCCATTGCCATCATCGCCCACAATGGGCTGCAGAACTCCTACGGCATCGGTGATCTCATCGATGGTACCCAGGCCAAGATCCGCCAGGTGTTCCCGGATCGGGTCATCATCGAGCGGGACGGCCGCGACGAAACCCTGATGCTGGACGGGGAAGAGTACGGCAAGCCGCTGCCCAAGCCGGGCAACCAGGATGGCAAGCTCTCCTCGGTACGCAACGAGCTGATGGGCAACCCCGGCAAGATCACCGATTACCTCAATATTTCCCCGGTCCGGGTCGATGGCCGCATGGTCGGCTATCGCCTCAATCCGGGCAGCAATCCGGAACTGTTCAATCAACTGGGGCTGGTCGCCAACGACATGGCGGTCAGCATCAATGGGCTGGATCTGCGGGATAACGCTCAGGCCATGCAGGCGATGCAGCAGGTGGCTGGCGCAACGGAAATGACCGTCACCGTCGAGCGGCAAGGACAGCTCTACGACGTTTATGTCGGCTTGTCAGAATAA
- the pckA gene encoding phosphoenolpyruvate carboxykinase (ATP) — MTIVAEPTLAKQLGLDQYGIKNSTEILRNPSYDQLFAEETRADLEGFERGVVTELGAVNVNTGIFTGRSPKDKYIVKDATTQNTVWWSDQGKNDNKAISPEVWSHLKSLVTKQLSGKRLFVVDGFCGANPDTRLAVRIITEVAWQAHFVKNMFIRPSDEELKTFKPDFVVMNGAKCTNPNWKEQGLNSENFVAFNLTEKIQLIGGTWYGGEMKKGMFSMMNYFLPLRGIASMHCSANVGQDGDVAIFFGLSGTGKTTLSTDPKRQLIGDDEHGWDDDGVFNFEGGCYAKTIKLSKEAEPDIYNAIRRDALLENVTVAADGTIDFDDGSKTENTRVSYPIYHIENIVKPVSKAGHANKVIFLTADAFGVLPPVSKLTKEQTKYHFLSGFTAKLAGTERGITEPTPTFSSCFGAAFLSLHPTKYGQELVKRMEAAGAEAYLVNTGWNGTGKRISIKDTRAIIDAILDGSIEKAETKVLPIFNLEVPTALHDVNPAILDPRDTYANKAEWDAKAVDLAGRFIKNFERFTDNEEGKRLVAAGPQL, encoded by the coding sequence ATGACAATCGTGGCAGAACCCACCCTGGCCAAGCAATTAGGACTGGACCAGTACGGTATCAAGAACTCCACTGAAATCCTGCGCAACCCTTCCTACGACCAGCTGTTCGCGGAAGAGACACGTGCCGACCTGGAAGGGTTCGAGCGCGGCGTGGTGACCGAACTGGGCGCCGTCAATGTCAATACCGGCATCTTCACCGGCCGCTCCCCTAAAGATAAATATATCGTCAAAGACGCCACTACCCAGAATACTGTGTGGTGGTCTGACCAGGGTAAAAACGATAACAAAGCCATCAGCCCGGAAGTGTGGTCACATCTGAAATCCCTGGTGACCAAACAGCTCTCCGGCAAGCGCCTGTTCGTGGTCGACGGCTTCTGCGGTGCCAACCCGGACACCCGCCTGGCCGTGCGCATCATCACCGAGGTGGCCTGGCAGGCTCACTTCGTGAAAAACATGTTCATTCGCCCGAGCGATGAAGAGCTGAAAACCTTCAAACCGGACTTCGTGGTGATGAACGGTGCCAAGTGCACCAACCCGAACTGGAAGGAGCAGGGTCTCAACTCCGAGAACTTCGTCGCCTTCAACCTGACCGAGAAGATCCAGCTCATCGGCGGCACCTGGTACGGTGGCGAGATGAAGAAGGGGATGTTCTCCATGATGAACTACTTCCTGCCCCTGCGCGGCATCGCCTCCATGCACTGCTCCGCCAACGTGGGTCAGGACGGTGACGTGGCCATCTTCTTCGGCCTGTCCGGTACCGGCAAGACCACCCTCTCCACCGATCCCAAGCGTCAGCTGATCGGCGATGACGAGCACGGCTGGGACGACGACGGCGTGTTCAACTTCGAAGGCGGCTGCTACGCCAAGACCATCAAGCTCTCCAAGGAAGCCGAGCCGGACATCTACAACGCCATCCGTCGCGATGCGCTGCTGGAGAACGTGACCGTGGCGGCCGACGGCACCATCGACTTCGACGATGGCTCCAAGACCGAGAACACCCGGGTCTCCTACCCCATCTATCACATCGAGAACATCGTCAAGCCGGTCTCCAAGGCGGGTCACGCCAACAAGGTGATCTTCCTGACCGCCGATGCCTTCGGCGTGCTGCCCCCGGTCTCCAAGCTGACCAAGGAGCAGACCAAGTACCACTTCCTGTCTGGCTTCACCGCCAAACTGGCCGGTACCGAGCGCGGCATCACAGAGCCGACCCCGACCTTCTCCTCCTGCTTCGGCGCAGCCTTCCTCTCCCTGCACCCGACCAAGTACGGTCAGGAGCTGGTGAAACGGATGGAAGCCGCCGGCGCGGAAGCCTACTTGGTCAACACCGGCTGGAACGGCACCGGCAAGCGCATCTCCATCAAGGATACCCGCGCCATCATCGACGCCATCCTGGATGGCTCCATCGAGAAGGCCGAGACCAAGGTGCTGCCGATCTTCAATCTGGAAGTGCCGACCGCCCTGCACGACGTGAACCCGGCAATCCTCGACCCGCGCGACACTTACGCCAACAAGGCCGAGTGGGATGCCAAGGCGGTTGACCTGGCAGGACGCTTTATCAAGAACTTCGAGCGCTTCACCGACAATGAAGAGGGCAAGCGTCTGGTAGCGGCAGGCCCGCAGCTGTAA
- a CDS encoding bifunctional 2',3'-cyclic-nucleotide 2'-phosphodiesterase/3'-nucleotidase: MKLGAIAAIVLLSACSNENDSKAQPGEVALRLIQTSDIHSNVLGYDYYQNKEDRKFGLSRTALLIRAARAENPNNLLLDNGDLIQGTPLADYIFEQSGAGYLDKQAHPVFKAMNELGYDAGNLGNHEFNYGLDYLTKTLQGAKFPYVNANVFEAGAFKRDAKGQIDWSGNKFTPYLLLERKVKDDKGQLQTVKVGILGLTPPQVLQWDKRHLEGKVVVADMVETANHYVPELRAKGADIVVVVAHTGINASSYEAMMENSAWHLAKVKGVDALMLGHAHKNFPGDFPDLPEVDNKAGTLSGIPTVMPGYWGNHLGIIDLKLEQVDGKWQVKQSQASLRKIDSSEGSAVDQRVVDLVQADHDATNQWLDEPLGKITSSIHSFFALVQDDPSVQLVSDAQRKHAEQLQKDGLLKESYPILSVAAPFRGGRNGINDFTYVAQGDISLRNVSDLYIYPNTLQVVEVNGATVKEWLEMSAGQFNQIDTGKTEVQWLVNEKFPTYNFDVIDGVNYEVDITQPARYNKEGAKVSDGQRISSLTFNGQPIDPTQKFYVVTNNYRASGGGHFPGIDGSNIVHEDPFETREIIAQYLKAQSADNPAGFSPAANNNWHMKALPANVDVRLYSSPREEAKQLAGADLEYKSTLPMDDAQHPGYAIFRLIRQ, translated from the coding sequence ATGAAGCTGGGTGCTATTGCAGCCATCGTGCTGTTATCTGCCTGTAGCAATGAAAACGACAGCAAGGCGCAACCGGGTGAGGTTGCCCTGCGTCTGATCCAGACCTCCGATATCCACTCCAACGTACTGGGCTACGACTACTACCAGAACAAGGAAGATCGCAAGTTTGGCCTCTCTCGCACCGCGCTGCTGATCCGCGCGGCCCGCGCCGAAAACCCCAACAACCTGCTGCTCGACAACGGCGACCTGATCCAGGGCACGCCGCTGGCGGACTACATCTTCGAGCAGTCCGGTGCCGGTTACCTCGACAAGCAGGCCCACCCGGTGTTCAAGGCGATGAACGAGCTCGGCTACGATGCCGGCAACCTGGGCAACCACGAATTCAACTACGGGCTGGATTACCTCACCAAGACCCTGCAGGGGGCCAAGTTCCCCTATGTGAACGCCAACGTGTTCGAGGCGGGCGCCTTCAAGCGCGATGCCAAGGGGCAAATAGACTGGAGCGGCAACAAGTTCACCCCCTACCTGCTGCTGGAGCGCAAGGTGAAGGATGACAAGGGCCAGCTGCAGACCGTCAAGGTCGGTATCCTGGGGCTGACCCCGCCGCAGGTACTGCAGTGGGACAAGCGTCATCTGGAAGGCAAGGTGGTGGTGGCCGACATGGTCGAGACCGCCAACCACTATGTGCCCGAGCTGCGCGCCAAGGGGGCCGACATCGTGGTAGTGGTGGCCCATACCGGCATCAACGCCAGCAGCTACGAGGCCATGATGGAGAACTCGGCCTGGCACCTGGCCAAGGTGAAGGGGGTGGATGCCCTGATGCTGGGCCACGCCCACAAGAACTTCCCGGGTGACTTCCCGGATCTGCCGGAGGTGGACAACAAGGCCGGCACCCTGAGCGGCATTCCGACCGTGATGCCGGGTTACTGGGGCAACCACCTCGGCATCATCGACCTCAAGCTGGAGCAGGTGGACGGCAAGTGGCAGGTGAAACAGAGCCAGGCCAGCCTGCGCAAGATCGACTCCAGCGAGGGCAGCGCGGTGGATCAGCGGGTGGTAGACCTGGTGCAGGCCGACCACGACGCCACCAACCAGTGGCTGGACGAGCCGCTCGGCAAGATCACCTCCTCCATCCACAGCTTCTTCGCCCTAGTGCAGGATGATCCTTCGGTGCAGCTGGTGAGCGATGCCCAGCGCAAGCATGCCGAGCAGCTGCAAAAAGACGGCCTGCTCAAGGAGTCCTACCCCATCCTGTCGGTGGCGGCGCCGTTCCGTGGCGGTCGCAACGGCATCAATGACTTCACCTATGTGGCCCAGGGTGACATCTCCCTGCGCAACGTCTCCGACCTCTACATCTATCCGAACACCCTGCAGGTGGTCGAGGTGAACGGGGCCACCGTCAAGGAGTGGCTGGAGATGAGTGCCGGCCAGTTCAACCAGATCGACACCGGCAAGACCGAGGTGCAGTGGCTGGTGAACGAGAAGTTCCCCACCTACAACTTCGACGTGATCGATGGGGTCAACTACGAGGTGGATATCACCCAGCCGGCCCGTTACAACAAGGAAGGGGCCAAGGTCAGCGACGGCCAGCGCATCAGCAGCCTCACCTTCAACGGTCAGCCCATCGATCCGACCCAGAAGTTCTACGTGGTGACCAACAACTACCGCGCCAGCGGCGGCGGCCACTTCCCGGGCATCGACGGCAGCAACATAGTGCATGAAGACCCCTTCGAGACGCGCGAGATCATCGCCCAGTACCTGAAGGCCCAGTCTGCCGACAACCCTGCCGGCTTCAGCCCGGCGGCCAACAACAACTGGCACATGAAGGCCCTGCCGGCCAACGTGGACGTGCGGCTCTACTCCTCGCCCCGTGAGGAGGCCAAACAGCTGGCGGGTGCGGATCTGGAGTACAAGTCCACCCTGCCGATGGATGATGCCCAGCACCCTGGCTACGCCATCTTCCGGCTGATCCGTCAGTAA
- a CDS encoding aminopeptidase P family protein: MNHFEIIETRVAQVRAELAMMELDAFIVPHDDEHLGEYIPAYAERLDWITGFNGSAGLAIILAQRAALFIDGRYTVQARMQAPAELFEFLHLVEDPHVQWLADQLPSGSRVGFDARLHSLAWYHNAKAVLTERGIELVRVEQNPIDLHWSDRPAPTKNPAILYSEALAGQSSQAKREMLASDLRKRGLDAVLLTQAEPINWLLNLRGRDVERLPVVLGFAVLYANATMDFFVDTDKIDCFAFSQHVGQDVSVYPIDKLGDVLQRIGEDQQKVLADPNTANAWTQLVMEEAGAILVAGQDPTMLPKACKNEVELAGMRAAHLRDGVAVTRFLAWLDRLIASGEFDGVDEGTLADQLEAFRREQEHYVEPSFDTISALGPNAAMCHYRHTNGTPRTFGQDSIYLVDSGAQYLDGTTDITRTLKVGELTDEHKAMFTRVLQGHIALDQARFPRGTAGIQLDVLARQPLWQAGYNYDHGTGHGVGHFLSVHEGPQRIAPKGSLVALQPGMVLSNEPGYYREDAFGIRCENLVVVTEQEQIGELPMLGFERLTYVPFDTRLIDRSLLSPAEFRWINEYHAEVYRRLSPLLEGEDLAWLEQATSLI, translated from the coding sequence ATGAATCATTTCGAGATTATTGAAACCCGCGTCGCCCAGGTCAGGGCCGAACTGGCCATGATGGAGCTGGACGCCTTCATCGTCCCCCACGACGACGAGCACCTGGGGGAGTACATTCCCGCCTACGCCGAGCGACTGGACTGGATCACGGGTTTCAACGGCTCCGCCGGCCTCGCCATCATCCTGGCGCAGCGGGCGGCCCTGTTCATCGACGGTCGTTACACGGTGCAGGCCCGCATGCAGGCACCGGCCGAGCTCTTCGAGTTTCTCCATCTGGTGGAAGATCCCCATGTGCAGTGGCTGGCGGATCAGCTGCCGTCCGGCTCCCGGGTCGGCTTCGACGCCCGCCTGCACAGCCTGGCCTGGTATCACAATGCCAAGGCGGTGCTGACCGAGCGCGGCATCGAGCTGGTGCGGGTGGAGCAGAACCCCATCGATCTGCACTGGAGCGATCGCCCCGCCCCCACCAAGAACCCGGCCATCCTCTACAGCGAAGCGCTGGCGGGCCAATCCAGCCAGGCCAAGCGCGAGATGCTGGCCAGCGATCTGCGCAAGCGCGGGCTGGATGCAGTGCTGCTGACCCAGGCCGAGCCCATCAACTGGCTGCTCAACCTGCGTGGTCGCGACGTGGAGCGGCTACCGGTGGTGCTGGGCTTCGCGGTGCTCTACGCCAACGCCACCATGGATTTCTTCGTCGACACCGACAAGATCGACTGCTTCGCCTTCAGCCAGCACGTGGGGCAGGATGTCTCCGTCTACCCCATCGACAAGCTGGGTGACGTGCTGCAGCGCATCGGTGAAGACCAGCAGAAGGTGCTGGCCGATCCCAACACCGCCAACGCCTGGACCCAGCTGGTCATGGAAGAGGCGGGCGCCATCCTGGTGGCCGGTCAGGACCCGACCATGCTGCCCAAGGCATGCAAGAACGAGGTGGAGCTGGCCGGCATGCGCGCCGCCCATCTGCGCGACGGTGTCGCCGTCACCCGCTTCCTGGCCTGGCTGGATCGGCTGATCGCCAGCGGCGAGTTCGACGGGGTGGATGAAGGGACCCTGGCCGATCAGCTGGAAGCCTTCCGCCGCGAGCAGGAGCACTACGTCGAGCCGAGCTTCGACACCATCTCGGCGCTCGGCCCCAACGCAGCCATGTGTCACTACCGCCACACCAACGGCACCCCGCGTACCTTTGGCCAGGACAGCATCTATCTGGTGGACTCCGGCGCCCAGTATCTGGACGGCACCACCGACATCACCCGTACCCTCAAGGTGGGTGAGCTGACCGACGAGCACAAGGCGATGTTCACCCGGGTACTGCAGGGTCACATCGCGCTGGATCAGGCCCGCTTCCCGCGCGGCACCGCCGGCATCCAGCTCGACGTGCTGGCCCGCCAGCCGCTGTGGCAGGCCGGTTACAACTACGACCACGGCACCGGCCACGGCGTCGGCCACTTCCTGAGCGTGCACGAAGGCCCGCAGCGCATCGCCCCCAAGGGCAGCCTGGTGGCCCTGCAGCCGGGCATGGTGCTCTCCAACGAACCTGGCTACTACCGGGAAGATGCCTTCGGCATCCGTTGCGAGAACCTGGTGGTGGTCACCGAGCAGGAGCAGATCGGCGAGCTGCCGATGCTCGGCTTCGAGCGGCTGACCTATGTACCGTTCGATACCCGCCTCATCGATCGCAGCCTGCTGAGCCCGGCCGAGTTCCGCTGGATCAACGAGTATCACGCCGAGGTCTACCGCCGCCTGAGCCCGCTGCTGGAAGGCGAGGATCTCGCCTGGCTGGAGCAGGCAACCAGCCTCATCTAA
- a CDS encoding nitrous oxide-stimulated promoter family protein, which yields MTTHHSHPARPARADKAPVHPRLKREQQTVSAMIRLYCDHHHQDPVCRHCQQLQEFAHQRLRRCRYGHGHKPTCANCHIHCYAPAMRKQIQLVMKWSGPRMLWHHPWLALRHLLDSRRKAPKRPGSRPLPP from the coding sequence ATGACGACCCATCACTCCCACCCCGCGCGCCCGGCCCGTGCCGACAAGGCGCCCGTGCATCCCAGGCTCAAGCGGGAGCAGCAGACGGTCAGCGCCATGATCCGCCTCTACTGCGACCATCATCATCAGGATCCCGTCTGCCGGCACTGCCAGCAGTTGCAGGAGTTTGCCCACCAGCGGCTGCGCCGCTGCCGCTATGGTCACGGCCACAAGCCCACCTGTGCCAACTGCCACATCCACTGCTATGCCCCGGCCATGCGCAAGCAGATCCAGCTGGTGATGAAGTGGAGCGGCCCGCGCATGCTGTGGCATCACCCCTGGCTGGCCCTGCGCCACCTGCTGGACAGCCGCCGCAAGGCCCCCAAACGACCGGGCAGCCGTCCTCTACCGCCCTGA
- a CDS encoding GNAT family N-acetyltransferase, with amino-acid sequence MHQPPVLRVARHTDMHAIWQIDVNVFGEDVYPGFFFRQAMDLWPELLLVAELDGKLLGYALGGLGQDRSQGWLLSLAVLPEARGFGLAERMMLQVEQSLLTLGIERVRLTVDPANPAQRLYFRLGYQQLAEERDYFGPGEDRLLLEKRLG; translated from the coding sequence ATGCACCAGCCCCCCGTTTTGAGAGTGGCGCGCCACACCGACATGCACGCCATCTGGCAGATCGACGTCAATGTATTCGGGGAGGATGTCTATCCCGGCTTCTTCTTCCGCCAGGCCATGGATCTGTGGCCCGAGCTGCTGCTGGTGGCCGAGCTGGACGGCAAGCTGCTGGGCTATGCCCTGGGCGGACTGGGACAGGATCGGTCGCAGGGCTGGCTGCTCTCCTTGGCGGTGCTGCCGGAGGCGCGCGGCTTCGGCCTGGCCGAACGCATGATGCTGCAGGTGGAGCAGTCACTGCTGACACTGGGGATCGAGCGGGTCAGACTGACGGTGGATCCGGCCAATCCCGCCCAGCGCCTCTACTTTCGACTCGGTTATCAACAACTGGCCGAGGAGCGCGACTATTTCGGCCCGGGCGAGGATCGCCTGCTGCTGGAAAAACGGCTCGGCTGA
- a CDS encoding outer membrane lipoprotein — translation MLKRITLIALLATTTATTLSGCANSDVYSGDVYTKDRAKQVQTVSYGTILSTRPVKIQADENSLIGTIGGAVVGGLLGSTIGGGRGSDIAAAGGAIAGAAAGKAAGDKLNQVDGVELEIKKENGESIVVVQKASPTFVPGARVRMTQGNGTINVAVVN, via the coding sequence ATGTTGAAACGCATTACCCTCATCGCCCTGTTGGCCACCACCACCGCCACCACCCTCAGCGGCTGTGCCAACAGCGACGTCTACTCCGGTGACGTCTACACCAAGGATCGCGCCAAGCAGGTGCAGACCGTCAGCTACGGCACCATCCTCTCCACCCGCCCGGTCAAGATCCAGGCCGATGAGAACTCGCTGATCGGCACCATTGGCGGCGCCGTGGTCGGCGGCCTGCTCGGCAGCACCATTGGCGGCGGACGCGGCAGCGACATCGCCGCAGCCGGTGGCGCCATTGCGGGTGCGGCAGCGGGCAAGGCGGCCGGTGACAAGCTCAACCAGGTGGACGGTGTCGAACTCGAGATCAAGAAAGAGAACGGCGAATCCATCGTGGTGGTGCAAAAGGCCAGCCCCACCTTCGTGCCGGGCGCCCGGGTCCGTATGACCCAGGGCAATGGCACCATCAACGTGGCCGTGGTCAACTAA
- a CDS encoding GntR family transcriptional regulator translates to MTPPYKTRTQMVMENLRGRILRGEFPAGAPLRQDAIAKELAVSRIPVREALMQLEAQGLVKFEAHRGAVVTMLDAAAIEELFYLRALLEADTLFHAVDLMTEETFARAQAILAQFDQALESGTQIERWAELNHSFHATLYQAAGRPQALELIAQINLSCDRYVRFELLFASDGVDKAEREHAQLLELCRARRKHEAVVLLKQHIEAAGQSIKRILDSGHNH, encoded by the coding sequence ATGACCCCACCCTACAAGACCCGAACCCAAATGGTGATGGAAAACCTCCGTGGCCGGATCCTGCGCGGTGAGTTTCCCGCCGGCGCCCCCCTGCGTCAGGACGCCATCGCCAAGGAGCTGGCGGTGAGCCGCATTCCGGTGCGGGAAGCCCTGATGCAGCTGGAAGCGCAGGGGCTGGTGAAGTTCGAGGCACACCGCGGCGCCGTGGTCACCATGCTGGACGCAGCGGCCATCGAGGAGCTCTTTTATTTGCGAGCCCTGCTGGAAGCCGATACCCTGTTCCACGCCGTCGACCTGATGACGGAGGAGACCTTCGCCAGGGCGCAGGCGATCCTCGCCCAGTTCGACCAGGCCCTCGAGTCGGGCACCCAGATCGAACGCTGGGCCGAGCTGAACCACAGTTTTCACGCCACCCTCTATCAGGCCGCCGGCCGCCCCCAGGCACTGGAGCTGATCGCCCAGATCAATCTGAGCTGTGACCGCTATGTGCGCTTCGAGCTGCTGTTCGCCAGCGATGGCGTCGACAAGGCCGAGCGCGAGCACGCCCAGCTGCTGGAGCTGTGCCGCGCCCGCCGCAAGCACGAGGCGGTGGTACTGCTCAAGCAACATATCGAGGCGGCTGGCCAGTCCATCAAGCGGATCCTGGACAGCGGCCACAACCACTGA
- the hslR gene encoding ribosome-associated heat shock protein Hsp15: MPNPAETPALVRLDKWLWAARFYKTRSLARDQIEGGKVHYNGQRSKPGKHVEVGALIRFWQGQDEREVRVLEVSEQRKSAPLAQQLYEETEASLKKRAENSEARRFNSQFAPSPERRPDKQERRQLIKVKQY; the protein is encoded by the coding sequence ATGCCGAACCCCGCAGAAACCCCAGCCCTGGTCCGTCTCGACAAGTGGTTGTGGGCGGCACGTTTTTACAAGACCCGCAGCCTGGCCCGCGACCAGATTGAAGGGGGCAAGGTGCATTACAACGGCCAGCGCAGCAAACCGGGCAAGCATGTCGAGGTCGGCGCTCTCATTCGCTTCTGGCAGGGTCAGGACGAACGGGAAGTGCGGGTGCTCGAGGTGAGCGAGCAGCGCAAGTCCGCCCCGCTGGCCCAGCAGCTCTATGAAGAGACCGAGGCCAGCCTGAAAAAGCGGGCCGAAAACAGCGAGGCACGCCGCTTCAACAGCCAGTTTGCGCCAAGCCCCGAGCGTCGCCCCGACAAGCAGGAGCGGCGCCAGCTGATCAAGGTCAAGCAATATTGA
- the hslO gene encoding Hsp33 family molecular chaperone HslO, with translation MSNQDLLYRYLFEEYEVRGELVQLDHTYRHVVEAQNYPVQVQKLLGELLVATSLLTATLKFEGSITVQLQGNGPVRLAVINGDNNQQLRGVARYEGELPSDDKLQSLIGEGQLVITITPEQGERYQGIIALDADTLAGCLEHYFAQSEQLATKLWIRTGYHQGEPRAAGILLQELPAQSEDHSDDFEHLTQLTSTIKDEELFGLEAEEILYRLYHQDKVRVFDPQAVEFRCTCSRARCEGALLQIEKEEVMEMVQELGKIDMHCDYCGAQYQFDGIDVETLFSRAPGNDANKLH, from the coding sequence ATGAGTAACCAAGATCTCCTGTATCGCTATCTGTTCGAAGAGTACGAAGTCCGGGGCGAGCTGGTCCAGCTGGACCACACCTACCGCCACGTGGTTGAGGCCCAGAACTACCCGGTACAGGTGCAAAAACTGCTGGGTGAACTGCTGGTCGCCACCAGCCTGCTGACCGCCACCCTCAAGTTCGAAGGCTCCATCACGGTGCAGCTGCAGGGCAACGGCCCGGTACGGCTGGCCGTCATCAACGGCGACAACAATCAGCAGCTGCGTGGTGTGGCCCGCTATGAAGGGGAACTGCCGAGCGACGACAAGCTGCAGAGCCTGATCGGAGAAGGCCAGCTGGTCATCACCATCACCCCGGAGCAGGGTGAACGCTATCAGGGCATCATAGCGCTGGACGCCGACACCCTGGCTGGCTGCCTGGAGCACTACTTCGCCCAGTCCGAACAGCTGGCGACCAAGCTGTGGATCCGTACCGGCTACCACCAGGGTGAGCCGCGCGCCGCCGGCATCCTGCTGCAGGAGCTGCCTGCCCAGAGCGAGGATCACAGCGACGATTTCGAGCACCTGACCCAGCTCACCAGCACCATCAAGGATGAAGAGCTGTTCGGTCTGGAAGCGGAAGAGATCCTCTACCGCCTCTACCACCAGGACAAGGTGCGGGTGTTCGATCCGCAGGCGGTCGAGTTCCGCTGCACCTGCTCCCGCGCCCGTTGCGAAGGGGCTCTGCTGCAGATAGAAAAGGAAGAGGTCATGGAGATGGTGCAGGAGCTCGGCAAGATCGACATGCACTGTGATTATTGCGGCGCCCAGTACCAATTTGATGGGATCGACGTCGAAACCCTGTTCAGCAGGGCTCCCGGTAATGATGCAAACAAGTTACACTAA
- the lysE gene encoding L-lysine exporter — protein MFATTLQGFTLGLAMIIPIGAQNAFVLSRGIHRNHHLLTATLCCLCDLVLIGIGVFGGANLLAASPIGLALLTWGGVLFLGWFGIRSLRSAWRGQGAKLADSPQLMGVKSVLAMTLGVTLLNPHVYLDTLMLLGSFGSQFAEELRPAFAAGAMLASLVWFYSLAFGAAALSPWLARGRVQQAIDTIVGFIMLGLALQLASGALLAS, from the coding sequence ATGTTTGCTACCACCCTGCAAGGCTTCACCCTCGGCCTTGCCATGATCATTCCCATCGGTGCCCAGAATGCCTTCGTGCTGAGTCGGGGCATCCACCGCAACCACCATCTGCTGACGGCGACCCTCTGCTGCCTGTGCGATCTCGTGCTGATCGGCATCGGGGTGTTTGGCGGGGCCAACCTGCTGGCGGCCAGCCCGATCGGACTGGCCCTGCTGACCTGGGGCGGCGTGCTGTTTCTCGGCTGGTTCGGTATCCGTTCCCTGCGCAGTGCCTGGCGCGGGCAGGGAGCCAAGCTGGCGGACTCGCCCCAGTTGATGGGGGTCAAGAGCGTGCTGGCCATGACCCTCGGGGTGACCCTGCTCAATCCCCACGTCTACCTGGACACCCTGATGCTGCTCGGCTCCTTCGGCAGCCAGTTTGCCGAAGAGTTGCGGCCGGCCTTTGCGGCGGGGGCCATGCTGGCCTCGCTGGTCTGGTTCTACAGCCTGGCGTTCGGGGCGGCCGCCCTCTCACCCTGGCTCGCTCGCGGTAGGGTTCAGCAAGCTATTGATACTATTGTTGGTTTCATCATGCTGGGGCTGGCGTTGCAGCTGGCGAGCGGGGCTCTGCTGGCGTCATAG